One window of the Zea mays cultivar B73 chromosome 3, Zm-B73-REFERENCE-NAM-5.0, whole genome shotgun sequence genome contains the following:
- the LOC103650095 gene encoding expansin-B11-like: MTVVSIMWSLVQVQVLVAVALSFLVGGAWCGPPKVPPGKNITANYGSDWLDAKATWYGKPTGAGPDDNGGGCGYKDVNKAPFNSMGACGNVPIFKDGLGCGSCFEIKCDKPAECSGKPVVVYITDMNYEPIAAYHFDLAGTAFGAMAKKGEEEKLRKAGIIDMQFRRVKCKYGSKVTFHLEKGCNPNYLALLVKYVDGDGDIVAVDIKEKGSDTYEPLKHSWGAIWRKDSDKPIKGPITVRLTTEGGTKTVYDDVIPTDWKPNTAYTTK; the protein is encoded by the coding sequence ATGACTGTCGTGAGCATCATGTGGTCATTAGTGCAGGTGCAGGTGCTGGTGGCGGTGGCACTATCATTTCTAGTAGGCGGTGCCTGGTGTGGTCCTCCCAAGGTTCCCCCAGGAAAGAACATCACAGCCAACTATGGTAGTGATTGGCTAGATGCCAAGGCAACATGGTATGGCAAGCCTACAGGTGCCGGCCCCGACGACAATGGTGGCGGATGTGGGTACAAGGACGTGAACAAGGCCCCTTTCAACAGCATGGGCGCATGTGGCAACGTCCCCATCTTCAAGGATGGTCTGGGTTGTGGATCCTGCTTCGAGATCAAGTGCGACAAGCCAGCGGAGTGCTCTGGCAAGCCCGTGGTGGTATACATTACAGACATGAACTATGAGCCCATTGCGGCATACCACTTCGACCTAGCAGGCACGGCGTTCGGTGCCATGGCCAAGAAGGGCGAGGAGGAGAAGTTGCGCAAGGCAGGCATCATCGACATGCAGTTTCGAAGGGTCAAGTGCAAGTATGGATCTAAGGTCACCTTCCATTTGGAGAAGGGATGCAACCCCAACTACCTGGCCCTGTTGGTAAAGTACGTTGATGGAGATGGTGACATTGTGGCAGTGGACATTAAGGAGAAGGGCTCTGACACGTACGAGCCTCTAAAGCACTCCTGGGGTGCCATCTGGAGGAAGGACAGCGACAAGCCAATCAAGGGACCCATCACCGTCCGACTCACCACCGAGGGAGGCACTAAGACTGTCTACGACGACGTCATACCCACCGACTGGAAGCCCAACACCGCCTACACCACCAAATAA